The genomic stretch GAGCCGGACGCATCCTTGATTTCAATAAATTAAAGGAATTGATATGATGCCCATAAAAGTATCTTTTAATACTAAGAACTAGTAACGCTGTGCGACAACTTATATAATACTTGTGCAACTTTTAGTTCTTCAGGATCCCATTCAAAAAAACACTGCGTACAAGACCAAAGTACACCATTTTGGAAAGTATATTCCGAATTACATTTAGGACAAATAGCAGTTTTACCCATAATATTATAGTTATCAGTCTGTTAATAAATTACTGCAAAGATAAGGATAATATTGGGAATGGATGTTTTGAAAATTATTTAATAATATTTGGATAATTTAAAAGTTTATGTAATTTTGCAGTACAACTTCAAATTTGCATAAATATGGATGGTAAATTTATTAATAGAGATATAGCCGATGTAATGCTTGAAATGTATAAATACTTTCCGGTTATCACGATGACAGGACCTCGGCAATCGGGGAAGACTACTTTATTACGTAACGTATTTGACCAACTACCCTACTACTCGTTAGAAAATTTAGATATTAGGCATTTTGCACAAAATGACCCGATTGGGTTTCTTAGTCAGCACAAAGAAGGAATGATATTAGATGAAGTGCAAAATGCTCCTGATTTGCTTTCGTACATACAAGGTTTGGTTGATGAAAATAAGAAAAAGAGATTTATACTTTCGGGTAGCTCTCAATTTTCAGTAATAAAGCAAATTACTCAATCACTTGCAGGACGTACCGGTGTGTTGGAGCTGATGCCTTTATCGTACAACGAAGTTAAAACAAAAGCTGATGAAAAATCTTTAGATGAAATGCTATTAACAGGGTTCTATCCTGTGCTATATACAGGTGAGAACATTCCCAGATATTTCTATCCGTCTTACGTTAAAACATACTTAGAAAGAGATGTACGCGATTTGTTGCAAATAAAAGACATGATGCAGTTCTACACATTTCTAAAACTTTGTGCAGGACGTATAGGAAGTTTATTTAACGCTTCGGAACTATCCGGCGAAGTTGGCGTTTCGGTAAATACCATTAAATCGTGGCTTTCGGTTTTGCAAGCATCGTATATAATTAAGTTGTTGCCGCCTTTTTACGAAAACATAAGAAAAAGATTGACCAAAACGCCTAAACTTTATTTTTGCGATACAGGTTTAGCATGTTACCTTTTGGGCATTGAAACAGAGCAACAATTGGCTAGAGACAAAATGCGCGGACATTTGTTTGAAAATTTTGTTATAATGGAAGCCTTTAAAAACCGCCACAACCAAGGTAAAGACAGCAATTTATATTTCTACCGCGATAGCAATGGCGTTGAAGTTGATCTACTACTAAAAAACGGAAACGAATATTCGGCGGTTGAAATTAAGTCTTCACAAACCTATCACCCTGAATTTGAGTCAGGTATCCTTTCGTTAAGCACTTTGTTAGAAAACCGCCTAACTAACAAAGCCATTTTATACGCCGGCGATTTTGAAAACGAAACAGCAGATATTAAACTGTTGAGTTATAGGAATATGGGGCGGGTTGTTTGAAAGATTTGTAAATAATCATGCTTTTGTTTTTCGTTGGTTGTTTTTACTAAACTTTGCAAGTTGCGAATGTACGATCGTTTTAAAATTTAGTTTTTTCTTGTCATTGAGTATTGTATTGGTTATCGTGTAGCTGTTAATTAACAATTACATGCATTGATTAAAATTTGTAGGTTTATCTTCATTTTATAACCAATAACAGATGTGGTTGCGTTAGCACGTGATACTTGTAGCGTTTTCGCTAACGATAACGTTGCTCATATAACATAATTACACAGAAGTGCATTTTTATCACGACTCTTATGTTACTTATAGTCCGTTGTATGAAAACCGACAAACATATAATTCTGTAACGTAAATTTTGTATATGAATATTAAAGAAAAAATAGGATTAAGACTTCGTGAATTACGTACTGCAAAAGGTCTAAGTCAAGAAAAATTTTCGTTTGAGTGCGCCCTTGACAGGACGTATATTGCTAGCATTGAGCAAGGAAAACGTAATGTTTCGGTAGTTAATATAGAAAAGATTGCAAAAGCGCTTGATATGTCTGTTTCAAATTTCTTTAATTCACCAATTTTTCAATGATATTATATGATTAAAGTAAATGATTTTGTTTTTTTGACGGAGAAATACAAAGACATAGATAAAAATTCTGTTGGTTTTGTTGAAAAGGTAACGACTTC from Lentimicrobiaceae bacterium encodes the following:
- a CDS encoding ATP-binding protein, which encodes MDGKFINRDIADVMLEMYKYFPVITMTGPRQSGKTTLLRNVFDQLPYYSLENLDIRHFAQNDPIGFLSQHKEGMILDEVQNAPDLLSYIQGLVDENKKKRFILSGSSQFSVIKQITQSLAGRTGVLELMPLSYNEVKTKADEKSLDEMLLTGFYPVLYTGENIPRYFYPSYVKTYLERDVRDLLQIKDMMQFYTFLKLCAGRIGSLFNASELSGEVGVSVNTIKSWLSVLQASYIIKLLPPFYENIRKRLTKTPKLYFCDTGLACYLLGIETEQQLARDKMRGHLFENFVIMEAFKNRHNQGKDSNLYFYRDSNGVEVDLLLKNGNEYSAVEIKSSQTYHPEFESGILSLSTLLENRLTNKAILYAGDFENETADIKLLSYRNMGRVV
- a CDS encoding helix-turn-helix transcriptional regulator, encoding MNIKEKIGLRLRELRTAKGLSQEKFSFECALDRTYIASIEQGKRNVSVVNIEKIAKALDMSVSNFFNSPIFQ